The bacterium genome includes a region encoding these proteins:
- a CDS encoding methyltransferase domain-containing protein, with product MEVRLIERYVALEGRRIVEIGCGDGRLTRQLAPLASSVVAIEPDPAKIARARHLAASEGIRNVSFCIGSAEHRRVGGDAFDVALFRCRFDESRSRAWSMPSSEPGNTCCPTACSS from the coding sequence ATGGAGGTCCGGCTCATCGAGCGTTACGTTGCACTCGAGGGCCGCAGGATCGTGGAGATCGGATGCGGTGACGGCAGGCTCACCCGCCAGCTCGCGCCTCTGGCCTCCAGCGTGGTCGCCATCGAACCGGATCCCGCGAAGATCGCCCGCGCCCGACACCTGGCCGCATCAGAGGGCATCCGCAACGTCTCGTTTTGTATCGGGTCGGCCGAACACCGTCGCGTTGGTGGCGACGCATTCGACGTCGCGCTCTTCCGTTGTCGCTTTGATGAATCGCGATCCAGGGCATGGTCCATGCCCTCGAGCGAGCCAGGCAACACTTGTTGCCCGACGGCGTGCTCGTCTTGA